A stretch of Gossypium hirsutum isolate 1008001.06 chromosome A06, Gossypium_hirsutum_v2.1, whole genome shotgun sequence DNA encodes these proteins:
- the LOC107963295 gene encoding uncharacterized protein produces MGHGKRAPGRGAGQAEARQPVLIYAACHREDGDAPDIITSMFFILDVPYIALIDIGSTHSYIASNISGNLGISVESTTSEVTVLSSLGQSTRVSKLYRDVPLEHPVSLDCVTKRVILRTEEDKEVFMIEEHQNYLSNVISALVVEKMVRKRYETFLAYVSVLDCRDSTIKDIRMVKDFSIVLPEELPGLPPNRELEFGIELLLGTASVFITPYRMAPKELVEIKAQIQ; encoded by the exons atgggtcatGGGAaaagagcaccgggcagaggtgctggacaggCTGAGGCGAGACAGCCGGTCCTAATTTATGCTGCTTGTCaccgagaggatggagatgctccagACATCATCACGAGTATGTTCTTTATTCTTGATGTACCGTATATTGCCTTAATAGACATAGGGTCTACTCACTCATACATAGCTAGCAACATATCTGGAAACTTGGGGATTTCAGttgagagcactacgagtgaggttacgGTACTGAGTTCATTAGGGCAATCTACTAGAGTTAgtaaactgtatagggatgttcCTTTAGAG CATCCTGTTAGCTTGGACTGTGTGACTAAGAGGGTCATACTAAGAACTGAGGAGGATAAGGAGGTATTCATGATTGAAGAACACCAGAAttacttatctaatgtgatctctgcactgGTGGTAGAGAAGATGGTTCGTAAGAGATATGAGACATTCTTGGCCTATGTCAGTGTTTTGGATTGTAGGGATTCTACAATTAAGGATATCAGAATGGTAAAGGATTTTTCGATCGTCCTACCAGAGGAGCTACCAGGGTTACCTCCGAATCGTGAGTtggaatttgggattgagctaCTTCTAGGTACAGCTTCAGTGTTCATCACTCCCTATcgaatggcaccaaaagagcttgtAGAgattaaggctcaaattcaatAG